A segment of the Paracoccus suum genome:
CCGGCGCAGCCGCTATCAGCACGCGGCCGGGCCCACGGGCTGCGGCGCATCATTGATTCATGACATGCCGTGTCCGCCCTGTCCGTCGCTCGGGGGCTGTGTCCGGCGAGAGGGAAGCGACATGAAACTGAACGAACTTCACGACAACCCCGGCGCCAACCGCAAGAAAAAGCGCGTTGCGCGTGGTCCCGGCTCGGGCAAGGGCAAGACTGCCGGCCGCGGTATCAAGGGCCAGACCTCGCGTTCGGGCGTGGCGCTGAACGGCTACGAAGGCGGCCAGATGCCGCTCTACCGCCGCCTGCCCAAGCGCGGCTTCAACAAGCCGAATCGCAAGGATTACGCGGTCATCAATCTCGGCCAGCTGCAGGGCCTGGTCGATGCCGGCCGCCTGGAAGCGGGCACCGAGCTGAACGAGGATGCGCTGCTGGCCGCGGGCGTCGTGCGCCGCAAGCTGGACGGCATCCGCCTGCTCGCCAAGGGCGAACTGACCGCAGCCCTGGTTCTGACCGTTGCCGGCGCCTCCAAGGCAGCCGTCGAGGCGGTCGAAAAAGCCGGTGGCCGCATCACCCTGACCGCTCCGGTCAAGGCCCAACCCGAAGCCGCGGAAACTGCGGCGCAGTAATCTGGCGCAGTAATCTGTTGCGGGCCGCTGCCGTGGCCCCTAAGACACTGACAGGTTTTCCAAGCGCCGCCGGACCTCGGAAACGGTCCGGCGGCGCTGCCATGAAAGAGGCGTTCCCATGGCGTCAGCCGCAGAACAGATGGCCGCTAACCTCAGCTGGTCGGCTTTCGGCAAAGCCACCGAGCTGAAAAGCCGGATCTGGTTTACCATCGGCCTGCTGATCATCTACCGGCTCGGGACCTATATCCCTGTGCCGGGTATCGATGGCTCGGCCCTTCGCAATTTCATGGATCAGGCACAGACCGGCATCGGCGGCATCCTGTCGATGTTCACCGGTGGCGCGCTGGGTCGGATGGGCGTCTTTGCCCTCGGCATCATGCCCTATATCTCCGCCTCGATCATCATCCAGCTTCTGGCCTCGATGGTCCCGTCGCTGGAGCAGATGAAGAAAGAGGGCGAGCAGGGGCGCAAGAAGATCAACCAGTGGACGCGTTATGCGACCGTGGTTCTGGCGACCTTCCAGGCCTACGGCCTTGCCCGCAGCCTCGAGGCAGGCGGTCTTGCGCATGATCCGGGCCTGTTCTTCCAGGCCTCGGTGGTCATTACCTTGGTCGGCGGCACCATGTTCCTGATGTGGGTCGGCGAGCAGATCACTTCGCGCGGCATTGGCAACGGCATCAGCCTAATCATCTTTGTCGGCATCGTCGCCGAGATTCCGACCCATATCGCCCAGTTCCTCAGCCAAGGCCGCACCGGCGCGATCTCGGCCCCGGTGATTCTGGGCGTGATCGTGATGGTTATCGCGGTGATCGCCTTCGTCGTGTTCATGGAACGCGCCTTGCGCAAGATCCGCATCCAATACCCCCGGCGTCAAGTCGGGATGAAGATCTACGAGGGCCAGGCCTCGCACCTGCCCATCAAGGTCAACCCGGCCGGCGTCATTCCGGCGATCTTCGCCAGCTCGCTGCTGCTGCTGCCGGTCACGATCTCGACCTTCTCGGGCGGCCAGGCCGGCCCGGTCATGGCGACGATCCTGGCCTATTTCGGGCCCGGTCAGCCGCTGTACCTGCTGTTCTACGCGGCGATGATCGTGTTCTTCGCCTACTTCTATACCCACAATGTCAGCTTCAAGGTCGACGACGTGGCCGAGAACCTAAAGAACCAGGGTGGCTTCGTGCCCGGGATTCGGCCGGGCAAGCGGACCGAGGATTACCTTCGCTACGTCACCGACCGCGTGCTGGTCATCGGCTCGGCTTACCTCGCCGCCGTCTGCCTGCTGCCAGAGTTCATTCGCGGCCAGTTCTCGGTGCCGTTCTACTTCGGTGGTACCTCGGTGCTGATCGTGGTCTCGGTGGTCATGGACACCATCAACCAGATCCAGAGCCATCTGTTGGCCCATCAGTACGAATCGCTGATCGAACGCTCTCAGCTGCGTGGCCGCCGCAAGGCGGGAACGCCCAAGCCGAAACGCGCGCCGGCCCGGCGCTGACCGAACTGGGGGAGGGGCCGCCGCACCGCGCGGCGGCCGAACGCTGGCAAAGGGGGAAGAATGTCCGTCAACATCATTCTGCTGGGGCCGCCCGGCGCCGGAAAAGGCACCCAGGCGCGCCGCCTGGTCGAGGCGCGCGGCATGGTCCAGCTTTCGACGGGCGACATGCTGCGCGACGCGCGCAACTCGGGCACGGAGATGGGGCGCCGCGTTGCCGAAGTCATGGACCGGGGCGAGCTGGTCACGGACGAGATCGTCATCGGTCTGATCCGCGAGCGGCTCGAAGGCCCCGAGGGCGCCGGCTTCATCTTTGACGGCTTCCCGCGCACGCTACCCCAGGCGGACGCGCTGGAGGAGTTGATGGCCGAGCTTGGCCAGCGCATCGCAGCCGTGATCGAGATGCAGGTCGACGATGCCGTTCTGGTGGCGCGGATCAGCGGCCGCTACACCTGCGGCAACTGCGGCGAGGTCTATCACGACGTGACCCGGCCGACCAAGGTCGTGGGCATCTGCGATGTCTGCGGCTCGACCGACCTGCGCCGCCGCGCGGATGACAATGCCGAAAGCCTGCGGACCCGGCTGCTGGAATATTACAAAAAGACATCGCCACTGGTCGGCTATTACTGGGCCAAGGAACGACTGCGCCGCGTTGACGGCCTGGCCGAGATCGAGGCAGTCGCAGCCGAGATCGCCGCGATCCTCGATTCGGGGCAATCCGCGCAAGGCGCTTGACCTTCGGCAACGCTTTCTTTAGGTCGCGTTATCTCTTAGAGAATCGCCCTGTTCACGGGGTGAGTAGTTGTTGGCCCGACGCCATCGCGCCTCGGGTCCGCAGTTGTGAAAAAAGGTTCCGGGATTACGGAATCGCAACGCAAAGGACTGGACTTTGGCCCGTATCGCTGGCGTCAACATCCCTACCGGCAAGCGCGTTCCCATCGCGCTGCAATATATCCACGGCATCGGCCCGCTCAACGCCGAGAAGATCTGCGAAGCCGTCGGCATCGACCGCTCGCGCCGCGTGAACGAGTTGTCGGACGCAGAAGTCCTGCAGATCCGCGAATTCATCGACGCCAACCTCGCGGTCGAGGGTGACCTGCGTCGCGAGACGCAGATGAACATCAAGCGGCTGATGGACCTCGGCTCGTACCGCGGCCTGCGTCATCGTCGCGGCCTGCCGGTGCGCGGTCAGCGCACCCACACCAATGCCCGCACCCGCAAGGGCCCGGCGAAGGCTATCGCCGGTAAGAAGAAATAAGGGGGCACAGGTATGGCACGCGACAAGACCCGTATGAAGCGCAAAGAGCGCAAGAACATCGCCACTGGCGTGGCTCATGTGAACTCCAGCTTCAACAACACCAAGATCCTGATCTCGGACGTGCAGGGCAACGCGATCGCATGGTCGTCGGCCGGCACCATGGGCTTCAAGGGCAGCCGGAAATCGACCCCATATGCCGCGCAGATGGCGGCAGAGGATGCGGGCCGCAAGGCGCAGGAGCATGGCGTTCGCACCATCGAAGTCGAGGTCCAGGGACCCGGCTCGGGCCGCGAATCGGCTCTGCGCGCTCTGGCCGCGGTCGGCTTCAACGTCACCGCGATTCGTGACGTGACCCCGATCGCCCACAACGGCTGCCGCCCGCCCAAGCGCCGGCGCGTCTGACCCATTGCTCTTCTTGCCGGACCGCGCGTGCGTTACGCGCGGTCCGGGTTTTCGCATTTTACCTCGGGCGTCTTCGGCCACCGGACATGGGCCAAAGACTGGAATGGAGGGCACAGCATGATCCACAAGAATTGGGCCGAGCTTATCAAGCCGACGCAGCTTGAAGTTCGTCCCGGCGCCGACGCCACCCGCGTCGCCACCGTGGTCGCCGAACCGCTCGAGCGCGGCTTTGGCCTTACGCTCGGCAACGCCCTGCGCCGCGTGCTCATGTCCTCGCTCCAGGGCGCGGCAATCACCTCGGTGCAGATCGACAACGTGCTGCACGAGTTTTCGTCGGTCGCCGGCGTCCGTGAAGACGTGACCGACATCGTCCTGAACCTCAAGGGCGTCACGCTCAAGATGGACGTGGACACGCCCAAGCGCCTGACGCTGTCGGCCAAGGGTCCGGGCGAGGTCCGTGCCGGTGCGATCCAGGAAACTGCCGGGATTACGGTCCTGAACCGCGACCACCTGATCTGCCACCTCGATGACGGCGCCGAACTGAATGTCGAGCTGACGGTGCAGAACGGCAAGGGCTATGTCGCCGCGGACAAGAACCGTCCCGAGGACGCGCCGATCGGCCTGATCCCGATCGACGCGATCTTCTCGCCGGTCAAGCGCGTCAGCTACGAAGTCACGCCCACCCGCGAGGGCCAGGTGCTGGACTATGACAAGCTGACCATGCGCGTCGAGACCGACGGCTCGCTGACCCCGGAGGACGCCGTGGCCTACGCCGCGCGCATCCTGCAAGACCAATTGGCGGTGTTCGTGAACTTCGAGGAGCCGGAGTCGGCCCGCGCGGCGTCGGCCGAGGACGGGCTCGAGTTCGATCCGCGTCTGCTGAAGAAAGTCGACGAGCTTGAGCTGTCGGTCCGTTCGGCCAACTGCCTCAAGAACGACAACATCGTTTACATCGGCGATCTGATCCAGAAGACCGAAGCCGAGATGCTGCGGACCCCGAACTTCGGCCGAAAGTCCTTGAATGAGATCAAGGAAGTTCTGTCGGGCATGGGCCTGCACCTCGGCATGGACGTGGTCGACTGGCCGCCGGAAAACATCGAAGACCTGGCCAAGCGTTTCGACGACCAGTTCTGAGCGACGACAGGGGGGCGCCGCGCGCGCCCTCCCGACGACCGGGCATCCGCCCCAAGGAGAGCGGCGTGACACGCAGCACGCTGCCGGACAAAGCAAAATACGCCATAGGAGATTCCAATGCGTCACGCCCGCGGCTATCGCCGCCTGAACCGCACCCACGAGCACCGCAAGGCCCTGTTCGCGAACATGGCCGGCAGCCTGATCGAGCATGAGCAGATCAAGACGACCTTGCCCAAGGCCAAGGAATTGCGGCCGATCATCGAAAAGCTGATCACGCTGGCCAAGCGCGGCGATCTGCACGCCCGCCGCCAAGCTGCCGCGCAGCTCAAGCAGGACCAGTATGTCGCCCGCCTGTTCGAAATTCTTGGCCCGCGCTACAAGGACCGTCAGGGCGGCTACGTCCGTGTCCTGAAAGCCGGCTTCCGCTATGGCGACATGGCGCCCATGGCCATCATCGAATTCGTCGATCGCGACCCGAACGCCAAGGGCGCCGCCGACCGGGCCCGCGTCGAGGCCGAGTTTGCCGCTGAGGACGAGGTCAGCGCCTGACACCTCGGGCATGACGAGATCGTATCCCGCCCGCCTCGAAAGGGGCGGGCGTTCTCATGTGGTCTGCCGGCGTCAGAAAAGCCGTCGCGACCGTGCGGCGGCTCGTGAGTTCAACTGGAGCATGTAAGATTTTTTTGCCGCGTTTAACCTCGGGTAAACCCCAAGGTTGAATAACCATGGCGGACAAGGGGATGGATTCTGCCCCATGAATATCAGAAAAGGGTTGGAATGCCGCTGCTGTTGCCCGATTCGTCTTTTCGAGAACGTATTTGCAATCCCAAGGGAGGCTTTAGGTTCGCAACACCCGGTCGGACCTACCGAGACTGAGATAAGAAATTTACATCGCCTCCGGCGTCTTAGATTGTCGAACCCATGATTGCGCGATCCGAAGTTCAAGCCGCCTTACCAAACCTGGGTAAACTTGCGCCTTCCGGGTATTTTCTGGGCTTTCACATCCGTTTCGCGGCCCCACTCATCCAGTATCAAACCTATAGCCAGGCATGGGCAGACCGCTATGCGATGAACGCCTATGCGTTGCGGGATCCCGTCATCGCCTGGGGCTTTTCGACCACCGGCGCCTGCCGGTGGAGCGTGCTGCCTGTGCCTGACCCCTTCGGCATCTTGAAAGACGCCGCCAACCACGGCCTTAAATACGGGCTGACGGTTTCCTACGGCGCCATCACGTCGCGCAGCATCGCCTGCCTTGCGCATGATGAGCGCGAGTTCACCGACACGGAAGTCGAAATGATTTCCACCACCATCCGGCGGTTACATGATATTTTGACCCCGCCGGAGAGCCTGACGAAGGCTCAGAAAGAGGCCCTTCGGTGCATTGCGGAGGGCGACCGGCATGCGGCAGCGGCTGCCAAACTTGGTATCTCGGAGAGTGCCTTCAAGGCGCGGCTCATCTCGGCGCGCGAGCGGCTGGATGCGCGGACGACTGCGGAAGCACTGCAAAGGGCTAAGGATTACCGTTTGCTGTAGGGGATCGCTCTGGGAAAAGCCGCATGTGCCGAAGGGAAGTTTTCCTTTAGCGCCAGGAACCCACCATGCAGACGACCACCCTGTCCTTCTCGAACCTGCACCAGCATGGCGAATTGTTCGCCAACCTGCTGCGGGCCCGCAAACAGAGCTTCATCGTCCAGAACAACTGGGATCTGCCCGAGGACGAGGGCATGGAGTTCGACCAGTACGATACACCGCAGAGCCGGTGGGTCGCCATCCACGAGCGTGGCCAGGTGATGGCCGGGGTCCGGCTGACGCCGACCACGGCGCGCTGCGGTATCTACAGCTACATGATCCGTGATGCGCAGCTCGGCATCCTAGGTGGCACGATCCCGACCGACCTGCTCTATGACGAGGCCCCGGTTGCCAGCCACGTCTGGGAAAGCTCGCGGGTGTTCGTCAGCCATGCCGTCCCGACCGAGACGCGGCGCAAGGTCCAACTCGCCCTGATCGGCGAGATGACCCGCGCGGCTCGCGATCTGGGCGCGACTCGACTGATCGGCATCATCACCACCCAGTGGCCGATCTGGGCTAAGCGTCTGCATCTGGACATCCAGGGCATCGGCCGGCCGCTGGATTTCGAGGATGGCCAATCGCAGGCCGTGTCGATCAGCCTGGCGACCAAACTGCACTGATCGCGCTTTCCGCCATTGGACAGGCGGCGTAACCTGCCGCCTGCCATGCCAGCCGACCTGTTTGACCAGAACCCGACCGACCCCGCCGTGGGCGGGACCCCCGCGCCCGCAGGCCATAGACCGCTGGCCGATCGCCTGCGGCCGCAGTCGCTGGCCGAGGTCATTGGCCAGGGCAAGGTGCTTTCCAGCGATGGTCCCCTTGGCTCGATGCTGGAGGCGGGCAGCCTCGGGTCGCTGATCCTTTGGGGACCACCCGGCGTCGGCAAGACCACGATTGCGCGGCTTCTCGCTGACCAGACTGACCTGCATTTCGTCCAGATCAGCGCCATCTTTTCCGGCGTTCCCGAACTGCGCCGGGTGTTCGAGGCGGCACGAATGCGCCGCGATCAGGGTCGCGGCACATTGTTGTTCGTCGACGAGATCCACCGCTTCAACAAGGCGCAGCAGGACAGCTTTCTGCCACTGATGGAGGACGGCACGATCCTGCTGGTCGGCGCGACGACCGAGAACCCTAGCTTCGAGTTGAACGCCGCCCTGCTGTCGCGGGCGCAGGTAATCGTGCTCGAGCGCCTCTCGCTCGCCGACCTTGAATTGCTGGCACAACGGGCCGAACGCGAGATGGGCCGGCCGCTGCCGATGACGGCCCCGGCGCGCGAGCGCCTGCTGGGGATGGCAGACGGCGATGGCCGCGCGGCCCTGAACCTGATCGAGCAGGTGTTTGCCTGGCGCCTGCCGGGCCCGCTCGACCCCGAGGGGCTGGCGCAGCGCCTCATGCGGCGGGCGGCCAAATATGACAAATCCGGGGACGAGCATTACAACCTGATCTCGGCCCTGCACAAATCGGTGCGTGGCAGCGACCCGGACGCGGCTCTCTACTGGTTTGCGCGGATGCTCGAGGGGGGCGAGGACCCGCGCTATCTGGCCCGGCGCATCACCCGCATGGCGATCGAGGACATCGGCCTCGCCGATCCCGACGCCCAGACCCATTGCCTGCATGCCTGGGAGGTCTATGAGCGGCTCGGCAGCCCCGAAGGCGAGTTGGCCTTGGCCCAGGCGCTGATCTATCTGGCGCTCGCGCCCAAATCCAACGCCGGCTACCGGGCCTTTTCCGATGCGAAGGCCGAGGCAAAGCGCACAGGCAGCCTGATGCCCCCGGCGCATATCCTGAACGCACCGACCAAGCTGATGAAGGATCAGGGCTATGGCGCCGGCTACGCCTATGACCACAACGCCGAGGACGGCTTTTCCGGCCAGAACTACTTCCCTGAAGGCATCAAGCGCCCGGTCCTCTACAGCCCGGTCGAGCGCGGCTTTGAACGCGAGCTGAAAAAGCGTCTCGACTGGTTCGTGCAGCAGCGGCTGAAGCGCGGCCAGCCCAAGGGCGGTTGACTTTGTTCTGCCGCGGCGGGAAGGGCAGGGGATGAACAACTATCTTCAGGTCGCCGCCGGTGGCGCCATCGGCGCCACGCTGCGCTATGCCGCAACCCGCGCGGTGCCCGGCCATGGCCCGCAATTTCCGGTCGCCACGCTGGGCGTGAACGTCGCCGGTTGCCTCGCCATGGGCCTGCTCGCCGCGCTGTTTGCCCATCGCGGCGGCCAGCATCTCGCGCCCTTCCTGATGACCGGCGTGCTAGGCGGATTCACCACTTTTTCCGCCTTCTCCCTCGACGCGCTGACTTTGTGGGGGCGGGGGCAGCACCCGCTGGCAGCCGCCTATGTGCTGGCCTCGGTCGTCCTGTCGCTGGCGGCGGTGATGGCCGGCCTTGCGCTCGGCCGGGCGATCTTCGCATGAGCGGCGTTCTCAGCCTGACGGTCGGGGCGGACGAGGGGGACCAGCGGCTGGATCGCTGGCTGCGCCGGCAATTCCCGCAACTGAACCAGATCGCCATCGAAAAGATGTGCCGCAAGGGCGAGCTGCGGGTCGATGGTGGCCGGGTCAAGCCCGCCACCCGGATCGAGGCCGGCCAGCAGGTTCGGGTGCCGCCGCTGCCCGACGCCTCGGCTGCGCCCGCAGTAGTCCGCGCCCCGCGTCCCGGCACCCCGTCCGAGGCGGATGCCGCCATGATCCAGGCGGCCGTGCTGTGGAAAGACCAGCATATCATCGCCCTGAACAAGCCGCCGGGCCTGCCCAGTCAAGGTGGCAGCGGGCAGGGCAACCGCCATGTCGACGGGCTGACCGCCGCGCTGATGTTCGGATACAAGGACCGGCCCAAGCTGGTCCATCGCCTCGACAAGGACACCTCTGGGGTGCTGTTGCTGGCCCGCACCGACCGAGTGGCGCGGGGCCTCTCCGAGGCGTTTCGGCACCGTGACACCCGCAAGATCTACTGGGCCGCCGTCGCCGGCGTGCCACACCCGCGCATGGGCACCATCCGCTTTGGACTGATCAAGGGTGGCCACGACAGCGAGCGCATGATCTGCATCCACCCGTCCAAGGTGGACCAGACCGAGGGCGCCAAGCGCGCCACCACCGATTACGCCGTCCTCGACAACCTCGGCTCGCGCGCCAGCTGGTGCGCGTTGGTGCCCATCACCGGGCGCACCCACCAGTTGCGCGCGCATATGGCCGAACTGGGCCACCCCATCGTCGGCGACGGCAAATACGGCGGCTCGGGGCAGGAGAACCTTGGCGACGGCTGGGGCGCGCAACTCGGCGGCGAGATCAGCCGCAAGCTGCACCTGCACGCCCGCTCGCTGACCGTAAAGCACCCGATCACCGGCGAGATGCTGACCATCACTGCACCGCTGCCCGAACATATGGCCCGCACCTGGGAGACGCTCGGCTGGTCCGAGCGCGACGTGCCGGCCGATCCCTTCGCCGAGGTCCTGTGAAGCTGATTCTGTTCGACGTCGATGGCACGCTGGTGGACAGCCAGCATCACATCCATGCGGCGATGCGTCATGCCTTTGACGCCGAGGGTGTGCCCAGTCCTGATCTGGCGCAGGTGCGCGGCATCGTCGGCCTGTCGCTGCCGCAGGCGATGGCGGCGCTGGCGCCGGACTTGCCGCGAGATCGCCAGATGCGGCTCGTCGAGGGCTATCGCGGCGCATTCATGGGCATCCGCCATCAGAAAGAAGCGCTGCTATATGACGGTGCCGCGGCCTGCGTCGCGCAGTTTTCGGGGCGCGACGATCTGTTGCTGGGAATCGCGACCGGCAAAAGTCGGCGCGGTCTGCACGCGATGATCGCGCATCATGGCTTTACGGGCACGTTCACCACGTTGCAATGCGCCGACGATCACCCCTCCAAACCTGATCCGGCGATGATTCTGACCGCGATGGCCGAGGTGGGTGCGGCGCCCGAGGCGACGGTGATGATCGGCGATACCAGCTTCGACATGGCCATGGCCCGGGCCGCTGGCGTTCACGCGCTGGGGGTCGGCTGGGGGTACCATCCACCCGGCGCGCTGCGCGAAGCCGGTGCGGCAGTCGTTGCCGAGAATTTCCCGGCCCTCACGGAGCGCCTGGAGAACTGGACCACGTCGGGGGCCCTTGCATGAGCGAGTGGAAGGCGCGCCGTTTCTGGAAGGTGGCCGATGTCCGCCCGGCTGGGGATGGCTGGGAAGTGACGCTTGATGGCAAGCCGCTGCGCACGCCCGGCAAGGCCGCCCTGGTCCTGCCGACCGAGGCGCTGGCGCGGGCCATCGCCGACGAATGGGACGCGCAGGGCGATCTGATCGCCCCGCTGACGATGCCCCTGACTCGCGCCGCGAACTCTGCCATCGAACGCGTGACGCCTCAGCAGGCCGAAGTT
Coding sequences within it:
- the rplQ gene encoding 50S ribosomal protein L17 encodes the protein MRHARGYRRLNRTHEHRKALFANMAGSLIEHEQIKTTLPKAKELRPIIEKLITLAKRGDLHARRQAAAQLKQDQYVARLFEILGPRYKDRQGGYVRVLKAGFRYGDMAPMAIIEFVDRDPNAKGAADRARVEAEFAAEDEVSA
- a CDS encoding replication-associated recombination protein A, which translates into the protein MPADLFDQNPTDPAVGGTPAPAGHRPLADRLRPQSLAEVIGQGKVLSSDGPLGSMLEAGSLGSLILWGPPGVGKTTIARLLADQTDLHFVQISAIFSGVPELRRVFEAARMRRDQGRGTLLFVDEIHRFNKAQQDSFLPLMEDGTILLVGATTENPSFELNAALLSRAQVIVLERLSLADLELLAQRAEREMGRPLPMTAPARERLLGMADGDGRAALNLIEQVFAWRLPGPLDPEGLAQRLMRRAAKYDKSGDEHYNLISALHKSVRGSDPDAALYWFARMLEGGEDPRYLARRITRMAIEDIGLADPDAQTHCLHAWEVYERLGSPEGELALAQALIYLALAPKSNAGYRAFSDAKAEAKRTGSLMPPAHILNAPTKLMKDQGYGAGYAYDHNAEDGFSGQNYFPEGIKRPVLYSPVERGFERELKKRLDWFVQQRLKRGQPKGG
- a CDS encoding RluA family pseudouridine synthase, yielding MSGVLSLTVGADEGDQRLDRWLRRQFPQLNQIAIEKMCRKGELRVDGGRVKPATRIEAGQQVRVPPLPDASAAPAVVRAPRPGTPSEADAAMIQAAVLWKDQHIIALNKPPGLPSQGGSGQGNRHVDGLTAALMFGYKDRPKLVHRLDKDTSGVLLLARTDRVARGLSEAFRHRDTRKIYWAAVAGVPHPRMGTIRFGLIKGGHDSERMICIHPSKVDQTEGAKRATTDYAVLDNLGSRASWCALVPITGRTHQLRAHMAELGHPIVGDGKYGGSGQENLGDGWGAQLGGEISRKLHLHARSLTVKHPITGEMLTITAPLPEHMARTWETLGWSERDVPADPFAEVL
- the rplO gene encoding 50S ribosomal protein L15; this translates as MKLNELHDNPGANRKKKRVARGPGSGKGKTAGRGIKGQTSRSGVALNGYEGGQMPLYRRLPKRGFNKPNRKDYAVINLGQLQGLVDAGRLEAGTELNEDALLAAGVVRRKLDGIRLLAKGELTAALVLTVAGASKAAVEAVEKAGGRITLTAPVKAQPEAAETAAQ
- the rpsM gene encoding 30S ribosomal protein S13: MARIAGVNIPTGKRVPIALQYIHGIGPLNAEKICEAVGIDRSRRVNELSDAEVLQIREFIDANLAVEGDLRRETQMNIKRLMDLGSYRGLRHRRGLPVRGQRTHTNARTRKGPAKAIAGKKK
- the secY gene encoding preprotein translocase subunit SecY; the encoded protein is MASAAEQMAANLSWSAFGKATELKSRIWFTIGLLIIYRLGTYIPVPGIDGSALRNFMDQAQTGIGGILSMFTGGALGRMGVFALGIMPYISASIIIQLLASMVPSLEQMKKEGEQGRKKINQWTRYATVVLATFQAYGLARSLEAGGLAHDPGLFFQASVVITLVGGTMFLMWVGEQITSRGIGNGISLIIFVGIVAEIPTHIAQFLSQGRTGAISAPVILGVIVMVIAVIAFVVFMERALRKIRIQYPRRQVGMKIYEGQASHLPIKVNPAGVIPAIFASSLLLLPVTISTFSGGQAGPVMATILAYFGPGQPLYLLFYAAMIVFFAYFYTHNVSFKVDDVAENLKNQGGFVPGIRPGKRTEDYLRYVTDRVLVIGSAYLAAVCLLPEFIRGQFSVPFYFGGTSVLIVVSVVMDTINQIQSHLLAHQYESLIERSQLRGRRKAGTPKPKRAPARR
- a CDS encoding acyl-homoserine-lactone synthase — encoded protein: MQTTTLSFSNLHQHGELFANLLRARKQSFIVQNNWDLPEDEGMEFDQYDTPQSRWVAIHERGQVMAGVRLTPTTARCGIYSYMIRDAQLGILGGTIPTDLLYDEAPVASHVWESSRVFVSHAVPTETRRKVQLALIGEMTRAARDLGATRLIGIITTQWPIWAKRLHLDIQGIGRPLDFEDGQSQAVSISLATKLH
- a CDS encoding adenylate kinase, translated to MSVNIILLGPPGAGKGTQARRLVEARGMVQLSTGDMLRDARNSGTEMGRRVAEVMDRGELVTDEIVIGLIRERLEGPEGAGFIFDGFPRTLPQADALEELMAELGQRIAAVIEMQVDDAVLVARISGRYTCGNCGEVYHDVTRPTKVVGICDVCGSTDLRRRADDNAESLRTRLLEYYKKTSPLVGYYWAKERLRRVDGLAEIEAVAAEIAAILDSGQSAQGA
- a CDS encoding HAD-IA family hydrolase, translated to MKLILFDVDGTLVDSQHHIHAAMRHAFDAEGVPSPDLAQVRGIVGLSLPQAMAALAPDLPRDRQMRLVEGYRGAFMGIRHQKEALLYDGAAACVAQFSGRDDLLLGIATGKSRRGLHAMIAHHGFTGTFTTLQCADDHPSKPDPAMILTAMAEVGAAPEATVMIGDTSFDMAMARAAGVHALGVGWGYHPPGALREAGAAVVAENFPALTERLENWTTSGALA
- the crcB gene encoding fluoride efflux transporter CrcB is translated as MNNYLQVAAGGAIGATLRYAATRAVPGHGPQFPVATLGVNVAGCLAMGLLAALFAHRGGQHLAPFLMTGVLGGFTTFSAFSLDALTLWGRGQHPLAAAYVLASVVLSLAAVMAGLALGRAIFA
- a CDS encoding autoinducer binding domain-containing protein, whose protein sequence is MIARSEVQAALPNLGKLAPSGYFLGFHIRFAAPLIQYQTYSQAWADRYAMNAYALRDPVIAWGFSTTGACRWSVLPVPDPFGILKDAANHGLKYGLTVSYGAITSRSIACLAHDEREFTDTEVEMISTTIRRLHDILTPPESLTKAQKEALRCIAEGDRHAAAAAKLGISESAFKARLISARERLDARTTAEALQRAKDYRLL
- a CDS encoding DNA-directed RNA polymerase subunit alpha, yielding MIHKNWAELIKPTQLEVRPGADATRVATVVAEPLERGFGLTLGNALRRVLMSSLQGAAITSVQIDNVLHEFSSVAGVREDVTDIVLNLKGVTLKMDVDTPKRLTLSAKGPGEVRAGAIQETAGITVLNRDHLICHLDDGAELNVELTVQNGKGYVAADKNRPEDAPIGLIPIDAIFSPVKRVSYEVTPTREGQVLDYDKLTMRVETDGSLTPEDAVAYAARILQDQLAVFVNFEEPESARAASAEDGLEFDPRLLKKVDELELSVRSANCLKNDNIVYIGDLIQKTEAEMLRTPNFGRKSLNEIKEVLSGMGLHLGMDVVDWPPENIEDLAKRFDDQF
- the rpsK gene encoding 30S ribosomal protein S11 is translated as MARDKTRMKRKERKNIATGVAHVNSSFNNTKILISDVQGNAIAWSSAGTMGFKGSRKSTPYAAQMAAEDAGRKAQEHGVRTIEVEVQGPGSGRESALRALAAVGFNVTAIRDVTPIAHNGCRPPKRRRV